GCGCGGACCCATCGTGAAGGTGTCCGGATCGTCCGCATCCACGGCCACGCCCACCACGTCGCGCAGCAGGGACCCGCGCGAGAGCGGGACCGTCGACTCCTCCGGAGCGTCGTCGAGCAGGGACGTGCGCCGCCCCTGCACCACGATCGGCCGGTCCTCGTCGACCTGCGCCATCGGGACTGTGCGACCGGAGACCGCGACCGGCACGGTCGCCGAGTCGTCGGCCGACGGGTCGTCGGCGCCTACCGCGCCGGCGAGCTCCTCGGCATCCGGCGTGGGCGCGGAATGGTCGGCGGTCGCGGTCTCCGCGCGGGCGGCCGACGGGGGCTGCTCGGCACGGCCGTCGGTCCCCTGGGGGGCCCGGGCCGGGCTCAGGGTCCACTGGGTGCCGGAGGTCGCCGACGGGATCGCGTCCTCGTCCGCGGCTGCACCACCGGCGGCGGCCCCACCGGCGACGGCCCCGCCGGCTGCCGCGCCGCCCGCGAGGGCAGCGCCCGCCGCGGCAGGAGCGGCCGACGGGGACTGCGTCCCGGCGCCCGGCGCGCCCTCGGCGCTCCCGGCCTCGTCCGCGGGCTCGTGAGCGGGCCCGGGCTCGACGGGGGCGACCGGTGCGACGATGTCCAGCCGGCCGGGGAACGGGCTGGTGCTGCGCTTCTCGTTCAGGTGCAGGTCATCGACCAGCGCCTTCGCCTCGCGGGAGGTCTCCGCCGCGGCGGCGGACGTGGTGGGGGCGGAGGTGGTGGCGGTCGGCGTGGGGTCGGACTCGGGCGCGTCGGAGCTGCTCGGGGCAGACGCCGCCGAGCTCGCGGCCGCGTCGCCGCCCTCCCCGTGCGCGTCCTGCGCGGCGACAGCCGCGGCTCCGGCGACGCCGGCACCCGCCGCAGCACCCGCAACGGCGCCCGCCACCGGGCGGGCCACGGTGTCGTCCTCCGGCAGCTTCTCGGACGCCGCCGCGGAGTGCTCGCGGGCCTGCTCGTCGACGGGATCCTCGTCGTCGGCAGACGCCTCGGCGTCGGACCCGTCGGTCGCCCCGACGGGGCGCGCGACCGTGTCGTCCTCGGGAAGGCTCTCGGCCTCGTCGACGCCGGCCTCGTCGACGCCGGCCTGCTCGCCGGCGGGCTCCTGCGCGACCGCGCCCTCCTCCGCCGACCCTGCGGCGGATGCCGCTGCCGCCGCTGCGCCCGTCCCCGTTCCTGCGCTGCGCCCCCCGCGGGGGTACGCCTCGAGGGTCACGGGGATCGACTGCCAGGGCTCGAGCGCCTCGATGAGGCCGCGGGTCGTCTCCGGGACGTCCTCGTCGGTCTCGTTGAGCACGAGCTCGCACAGCAGATCGAGGTCCGCCGGGATGTCGATGTCGACCACGGTGGAGGGGCGCGGCACGACGCCGTCCTCCCCAGGCTGCGGGGTGCGGCCGGTCAGCGCCCGGTAGAGCAGGGCGACCAGCGCCGCGGTGTCCTGGAAGGACGCGGTCTCCCGCGAGCGGTCCAGCCCCGGGTGCGCGGCGGCCTCCACCCCGACGCCGAGCACGGTCACCGCGCCGGAGCGGGTGTCCACGAACACGCGGTTGGAGTCCAGGAACTGGTGGCGCACACCGCGACGACGGGCGGCCTCGAGCCCCTGGGCGGCCTCGCCGATGATCGCGCGAGCGGTCTCGGGGTGCAGTGGACCGGAGCCGAGCAGCGCCGCGAGCGGCGGCGCGGGCGGCAGGGGGTACTGCACGACGGTGGTCGGGCCCTCGTCGGCCGCGCCCTCATCGCTCGGGCCCCCGTCGGCCGCAGAGTCCTCGCCGCCCTCGGAGTCCTCGCGCGGATCGTCGAGCACGACGATCTCCTGGACCGGAAGCAGGCGCGGATCCTCCACGAGGTAGGCGCGGCGCACCGCGTCGGCCGCCTCGAGGGCGGCCTCCCCGCGCACGATGAAGAGCACGACGCCCTCGCCCGTGGCGACCGAGCGGGCGCGGCACCATTCGGCACCGTCGGCGACACCGGACAGCGGGATTCTGCCCTCCAGCGTCCACCTCGCGCTCAGCGCATCCTGCTCAGGGCTCGCGTTCACGGACCCTCCCTCTCCTCGTCCGGCGGGACCGTGCCCGCCACCTGGCTCGACCATGCTACGAGGTCACCCCCGCCCCGCGCCGACCCAGCCGTCCGGCCAGTCGCTGCGCGGCGCCGACGAGCTGGCGCACCTCCGGCACCTTCAGCGCGTACGCGACCGCGGCGAAGACCGCGACCATCACGCCGCCCACCAGCATCCCCAGCACCACCGCGAGGGCGCGGTGCAGCCAGAACAGGTCACCGAGCAGCAGCACGAGCCCCGTGCCCACCGCCCAGCTCACCACGCCCGCGCCGATCAGCTTCGCGAGCACGGGACCGCCGGACAGCGACGCCTTCGGGGCCGCGTCGTGGGCGACGGCCACCTTGCGCAGGCGCCACACGCCGTACAGCCAGCCCGCGAGATTGCCGAGGCTCGAGGCGCCCGCCGCGGCCGCCGCTGCGTACATCGGATCCACCACCGTGAGGATCACCGGCACCGAGACGAGCGTGACCACCGCGATCGGGATCTGCGCCATGAAGGGGGTGCGGGCGTCCTCGTAGGCGTAGAACACGCGCTTGATCAGGTACAGCGACGCGAAGGGCACCAGGCCCAGCATGTAGGCGACCAGCACGGCGCCGTTGGCGCGCGCCCCGATCTCGCCGGTGCCGCCGCCGATCACCCACATGATCGGCCCGGACAGCGCCACGAACACGGCGGTGCACAGCACCATCGGCACCGCGAGCATGCGGTTGGTCTCCGCGTAGCGGGCGAGCGCCCCGGTGTGATCGTGCTCCGCGGCGCTGCGGGAGATCGACGGGAACGCTGCGGTGACCAGGGTGACCGCGATGATGCCCTGCGGGATCATGAAGGCCAGGTACGCCCACTCCAGGGTGAGCAGGGCCGGGTAGCGGGCGGCGAGGTCCGGCTGCTCCTGATACTGCTCTGTCAGGGCGACCGCGCCGCCGGTGGCCCAGCGGGTCGCCCAGATGCCCAGCTGCCCCAGGCCCAGCATCGCCAGCGACCACAGGCCGATGCGGGAGAGCTTCCCCAGGCCCAGTCCGCGCAACCCCCACTTCGGGCGCAGGCGCAGGTCGAGCTTCTTGACGTACAAGAACAGGAACAGCACCTGCGCGGCGGAGCCGCCGACGTTGATCAGCGCCATCGCGACGATCATCTGCAGCGTCCACTGCTCGGGCTCGCCGACGGTCCCCCACAGGCCGAGGAACAGGGCCGCGCCGAGGATGCCGACGAGGTTGTTCAGCACCGGCGCCCACTGGTACGGCCCGAAGGAGTCGTGGGCATTCAGCAGCTGCCCGCACATCACGTACAGGGCCGAGAAGAAGATCTGCGGCATCATCCAGTAGCCCAGCTGCACCGCGAGCGCGTACGTCTCGGTGGGCAGCACGCCGCTGGTGACCGTGAGCAGCACCGGCACGGCGACCATGCAGATCGCGGTGAGGCCGAGCGACACCGTCGCCACCAGCGTCATCAGCTTGGAGATGTAGTCGCTGCCGCGGTCGGGCCGCTTCACCGCGCGCACGATCGCGGGGACCAGGATCGCGTTCAGGGTGCCGCCGCCCACCAGCAGCCAGATGGTGTTGGGCAGGGTGTTCGCGGCGGAGAAGGCGTTCGCCGCGGCGGACATCGAACCGCCGAGGATCGCGCCGAACAGGAAGTTGCGCACGAAGCCGAGCAGGCGCGAGACCATCGAGCCCGCGGCCATGACCACGCTCGCCTGCAGCAGGCGGGAGCGGCTGGACGGGGTGCCGTGGCGACGGTGACGGGGGACGTGGTGGACCCGGCGGGTGGTGCTCATCGGGGGTCCTCCTCGGGATCCGTGCGGTCGGGGTTGTCGGGGCTGTCGGGGCTGTCGAGGGGTTCAGGGGTGCCGGGCTCCTCCGCTCTGCGGGCGGCCCACACCTTCGCGCTCGGCCCGGTGTCCGGGGTGGAGCGTCCTGTGCGGGCCAGCACCTCGGGGTCCTCGGGGCCGCGCATCGCGGGGGCGCGCGTGCTCGACCCGGTGCGCCGGGCGCGGGCGACGCCGACGACCACCAGCAGCCCCATTGCGATGACCAGCACCAAGGTGGTCCAGTTCTCCCAGGACGGGTTCACGGTCAGCGGCACGTCCACGGGCTCGGAGAGCTCGCGGCCGTCCTGTGTGGCGAGGGTGGTGGTTAGGGTGACCCGGCCGTTGGCGACGGCCTCCACGGAGACGGAGGCGTCGACCTGGCCACGCGCAGGGACCTCGACCGTCTGCGGCTCCCCGACCTGCACGAGCGGCTTGTCGGACGCGACCACGACCTGCACCGTGATCGGGGTGTCCAGGTCGTTCGTGATCGTGATCGGGACCGCGGCGCTGTCGGAGATGACGTTGTAGCCGGAGGCGGGGAGCACCTGGATCCTCTCGCGCAGCGCGGCGGTCCGCTCCGCGGCATCGGCGGCGCGGGTCGCCGTCGCCTCCGCGTCGCCGCGCCAGCGCTGCGAGGTCGCGCCGAGCACCTCCAGCCGGGGACCCTCGAGCGGGGCGCGGTCCTCCATGACCTCGGCGAGCACGTCCAGGTGCTCCCACGTGCCCTGGAGCGCGGTGAGCGCGTCGGGGTCCAGCAGCGTGCGGGCGCGCACCGCCTCGAGGTGGCGCCAGGTGCCGTCGGCCGGACCGCTCGGGACCACGGAGCCCGCGGCCACGGTCCCGAGCGCGAGGAGGTCCTCCCCGGTCGCGCTGGGGTTCGTAGTCAGATCGCCGTGCTCCGCCGCGTCGAGCAGGCGCGAGGTCGGGCCGGTCTCGATCCACGGCGCCTCGGAGAAGGCGTCGAGCACCGCCCCGGCCGCTGCGGGGTCCAGGGCCGCGTCGGCCGACGGGGCGATCAGCAGGTGGCGCGGCGCCTCGGTGAACTCCGAGGCGATGGTCGCGGTCTCGGCGAGCAGTCGCTGACGGGTCTGCTCAGTGTCCGAGCGCCCGGTGAGCAGGGAGAACTCGTCGGAGAGCACCGGATCCGGGGCGAGCAGCGCGAGCTGCGCCCCCTCGGTGCGGGTGGACTCGTA
This genomic interval from Brachybacterium aquaticum contains the following:
- the murJ gene encoding murein biosynthesis integral membrane protein MurJ — translated: MSTTRRVHHVPRHRRHGTPSSRSRLLQASVVMAAGSMVSRLLGFVRNFLFGAILGGSMSAAANAFSAANTLPNTIWLLVGGGTLNAILVPAIVRAVKRPDRGSDYISKLMTLVATVSLGLTAICMVAVPVLLTVTSGVLPTETYALAVQLGYWMMPQIFFSALYVMCGQLLNAHDSFGPYQWAPVLNNLVGILGAALFLGLWGTVGEPEQWTLQMIVAMALINVGGSAAQVLFLFLYVKKLDLRLRPKWGLRGLGLGKLSRIGLWSLAMLGLGQLGIWATRWATGGAVALTEQYQEQPDLAARYPALLTLEWAYLAFMIPQGIIAVTLVTAAFPSISRSAAEHDHTGALARYAETNRMLAVPMVLCTAVFVALSGPIMWVIGGGTGEIGARANGAVLVAYMLGLVPFASLYLIKRVFYAYEDARTPFMAQIPIAVVTLVSVPVILTVVDPMYAAAAAAGASSLGNLAGWLYGVWRLRKVAVAHDAAPKASLSGGPVLAKLIGAGVVSWAVGTGLVLLLGDLFWLHRALAVVLGMLVGGVMVAVFAAVAYALKVPEVRQLVGAAQRLAGRLGRRGAGVTS
- a CDS encoding DUF6049 family protein, with the translated sequence MPSSLPAVRPALAALLTALLVAASVLVGGMALPLPAASAASADVPAAPPAPSADAPVSMDLVSLTPTSLAPGGTLEATVEVTNTSSAPLSDVALELRTRDSRVTDRAVLSSWQADTAPDAEGAALTTSPSHPTLAPGESATLTVSLDAEELGYSPEAYYWGTRRISLTVTAGDEGLASLRSFVVWRPSGTDTTITQSVLLPVSDPDPAAAVLAPEEQAASLDQGRLAQLGQLAARADVDWWLDPALLDPPAVAEDPAGGPDADESASTVLTYAASPQATALADALDGAVGERTVLAMPYAGADTVSLEAAGTETLQGAVRDAGDRVWEEHGISPRSTTLRIDGQEADAEALEDALDAGATSVIVPSSSLRADPSAGITPSSIGVYESTRTEGAQLALLAPDPVLSDEFSLLTGRSDTEQTRQRLLAETATIASEFTEAPRHLLIAPSADAALDPAAAGAVLDAFSEAPWIETGPTSRLLDAAEHGDLTTNPSATGEDLLALGTVAAGSVVPSGPADGTWRHLEAVRARTLLDPDALTALQGTWEHLDVLAEVMEDRAPLEGPRLEVLGATSQRWRGDAEATATRAADAAERTAALRERIQVLPASGYNVISDSAAVPITITNDLDTPITVQVVVASDKPLVQVGEPQTVEVPARGQVDASVSVEAVANGRVTLTTTLATQDGRELSEPVDVPLTVNPSWENWTTLVLVIAMGLLVVVGVARARRTGSSTRAPAMRGPEDPEVLARTGRSTPDTGPSAKVWAARRAEEPGTPEPLDSPDSPDNPDRTDPEEDPR